In one Modestobacter sp. L9-4 genomic region, the following are encoded:
- a CDS encoding cupin domain-containing protein — translation MATDENTPDTVSKDDARTGPMGQRFLAGTDTVALRLWDDQQPGEAEPPVARDYETVGYVVSGRVELTLGTTVLDLGPGDSWAVPRGAEHSYRVVEALTAVEATSPPAQTRL, via the coding sequence ATGGCCACCGACGAGAACACCCCTGACACCGTGAGCAAGGACGACGCCCGGACCGGCCCGATGGGTCAGCGGTTCCTGGCCGGCACGGACACCGTGGCGCTGCGGCTGTGGGACGACCAGCAGCCGGGCGAGGCCGAGCCGCCGGTCGCCCGCGACTACGAGACGGTCGGCTACGTCGTGTCCGGTCGGGTCGAGCTCACCCTCGGCACGACCGTGCTCGACCTGGGCCCGGGTGACTCCTGGGCGGTGCCGCGCGGCGCCGAGCACAGCTACCGGGTGGTCGAGGCGCTCACGGCGGTCGAGGCGACGTCGCCGCCGGCACAGACCCGGCTCTGA
- a CDS encoding ATP-dependent DNA ligase — MDLPVNPPVKPMLAKPAATLPVGEDWFYEPKWDGFRCIVFRDGDEVELGSRNERPLTRYFPEVVAAALEHLPERCVVDGEIVVPRGDRLDFESLLQRIHPAASRVAKLAAETPASFVAFDLLALGDESLMDAPYAQRQLRLREALAGVRAPVYVSTVTADPAVGQRWFREFEGAGLDGVIAKRGDQPYSPDQRVLAKVKHVRTADCVVAGFRWHKSGPIVGSLLLGLYDDDGTLQHIGVAASFTTKRRGELVEELAPYRAQALDGHPWQDWANAVTGEDGEHRMPGATSRWNAGKDLSWVPLRPELVVEIRYDQLEGSRLRHTGQFQRWRPDRDARSCTYEQLEVPVHYDLAEVLGG; from the coding sequence ATGGACCTGCCCGTGAACCCCCCGGTCAAGCCGATGCTCGCCAAGCCCGCGGCCACCCTGCCGGTGGGCGAGGACTGGTTCTACGAGCCGAAGTGGGACGGGTTCCGCTGCATCGTCTTCCGCGACGGCGACGAGGTGGAGCTGGGCAGCCGCAACGAGCGCCCGCTCACCCGCTACTTCCCCGAGGTGGTCGCCGCCGCCCTGGAGCACCTGCCCGAACGGTGCGTCGTCGACGGCGAGATCGTCGTCCCGCGCGGGGACCGGCTGGACTTCGAGTCGCTGCTCCAGCGCATCCACCCCGCGGCGTCCCGGGTGGCGAAGCTGGCCGCGGAGACCCCGGCGTCCTTCGTCGCCTTCGACCTGCTCGCACTGGGCGACGAGTCGCTGATGGACGCCCCGTACGCCCAGCGCCAGCTGCGGCTGCGCGAGGCGCTGGCCGGGGTGCGGGCGCCGGTGTACGTCAGCACCGTCACCGCCGACCCCGCGGTGGGGCAGCGCTGGTTCCGCGAGTTCGAGGGCGCGGGCCTGGACGGGGTGATCGCCAAGCGTGGTGACCAGCCCTACTCCCCCGACCAGCGGGTGCTGGCCAAGGTCAAGCACGTGCGCACGGCCGACTGCGTGGTCGCCGGGTTCCGCTGGCACAAGAGCGGGCCCATCGTCGGCTCGCTGCTGCTCGGCCTCTACGACGACGACGGCACGCTGCAGCACATCGGCGTCGCGGCGTCCTTCACCACCAAGCGGCGCGGCGAGCTGGTCGAGGAGCTGGCCCCCTACCGGGCGCAGGCCCTCGACGGGCACCCGTGGCAGGACTGGGCCAACGCGGTCACCGGCGAGGACGGCGAGCACCGGATGCCCGGGGCGACCAGCCGCTGGAACGCCGGCAAGGACCTGTCGTGGGTGCCGCTGCGTCCGGAGCTGGTGGTGGAGATCCGCTACGACCAGCTGGAAGGCAGCCGGCTGCGGCACACCGGGCAGTTCCAGCGGTGGCGTCCCGACCGCGACGCCCGGTCCTGCACGTACGAGCAGCTGGAGGTGCCGGTGCACTACGACCTCGCCGAGGTGCTGGGCGGCTGA
- a CDS encoding MoxR family ATPase, with amino-acid sequence MNQLTDPAAVAAALEATGYLPDEGLATAAYLALALHRPLFLEGEAGVGKTALAHALAEVTGRPLYRLQCYEGLEASSALYDWDFGRQLLHLRAAEAAGTATDPAELEAGLYDRRFLLARPLLQALEDSPAVLLIDEVDRADDEFEAFLLEMLSDFTITIPELGTVRAQTPPLVLLTSNRTREVHDALKRRCLYHWLEHPDFTREVAILRRRLPEVTETLARQVASATARLRALDLLKPPGVAEAMDWASALHALGARELDPDTAARTLGAVLKYREDGERVRAAGPGVLFGAG; translated from the coding sequence GTGAACCAGCTCACCGACCCCGCCGCCGTCGCCGCCGCGCTGGAGGCGACCGGCTACCTGCCCGACGAGGGCCTGGCGACGGCGGCGTACCTGGCGCTGGCCCTGCACCGCCCGCTGTTCCTCGAAGGCGAGGCCGGCGTCGGGAAGACCGCACTGGCCCACGCGCTGGCCGAGGTCACCGGCCGGCCGCTGTACCGGCTGCAGTGCTACGAGGGGCTCGAGGCCAGCTCCGCCCTCTATGACTGGGACTTCGGCCGCCAGCTGCTGCACCTGCGCGCCGCCGAGGCCGCCGGCACCGCCACCGACCCGGCGGAGCTCGAGGCCGGCCTGTACGACCGCCGCTTCCTGCTCGCCCGTCCCCTGCTGCAGGCGCTGGAGGACTCCCCGGCGGTGCTGCTCATCGACGAGGTCGACCGGGCCGACGACGAGTTCGAGGCGTTCCTGCTCGAGATGCTCAGCGACTTCACCATCACCATCCCCGAGCTCGGGACCGTGCGGGCGCAGACGCCGCCGCTGGTGCTGCTCACCTCCAACCGCACCCGCGAGGTGCACGACGCGCTCAAGCGCCGGTGCCTGTACCACTGGCTCGAGCACCCGGACTTCACCCGCGAGGTGGCGATCCTGCGCCGCCGGCTGCCGGAGGTCACCGAGACCCTCGCCCGCCAGGTCGCCTCCGCCACCGCCCGGCTGCGCGCGCTGGACCTGCTCAAGCCCCCCGGTGTCGCCGAGGCGATGGACTGGGCGAGCGCACTGCACGCCCTGGGTGCCCGGGAGCTGGACCCCGACACCGCGGCCCGCACGC
- a CDS encoding alpha/beta hydrolase gives MTGHRRLAAAVVLLALTLTGCTSGGDDTATAASSSAAPAAPVAQPVQWTDCDADIDTIIAGRPGADRDIAFSCGTTTVPASYDDPAGGPLDLFLVRATLAGQTDRIGSLLVNPGGPGQSATDAAVQSALTLPEDVLRRFDVVGLDPRGAGLSTPVECISDQQKDQLFSVDPRTADAAALDTAFAQVDAVAAGCADKYKDALGAFDTVDSARDMDLVRESLGDEQLTFLGYSYGTTLGSTYAELFPARVRALVLDGAVDPDAGGQEFAEQQAQGFEAAFDAFAANCTGLLAGCPIGGDPRAFVTDLLTQAATTPVPSTRAGETRQATPGLVLNGIRSALYQPSAWPQLAQSLAAARNGDAAGILTLADTYTGRNDDGTYTNVVDANVAVTCADTDERFTADQVRTVLADWNTKYPLFGADAALGLYTCSPWQAPRTPLPARDAAGSAPILVVGTKGDPVTPLAGAEDMAAGLASGTLLTWEGNGHTAYPKTDCVTAAVDAYLVDLVVPAEGTTCPA, from the coding sequence ATGACCGGACACCGCCGCCTGGCCGCCGCCGTCGTCCTGCTCGCCCTCACCCTCACCGGGTGCACCTCCGGAGGGGACGACACGGCCACGGCCGCCTCGTCGTCGGCGGCGCCGGCCGCGCCGGTCGCCCAGCCTGTCCAGTGGACCGACTGCGACGCCGACATCGACACGATCATCGCCGGGCGGCCCGGCGCCGACCGCGACATCGCCTTCTCGTGCGGGACGACGACCGTGCCGGCCAGCTACGACGACCCCGCCGGCGGCCCGCTGGACCTGTTCCTGGTGCGCGCCACGCTGGCCGGGCAGACCGACCGGATCGGCTCGCTCCTGGTCAACCCCGGCGGCCCGGGCCAGTCGGCCACCGACGCGGCGGTGCAGTCGGCCCTCACCCTGCCCGAGGACGTGCTGCGCCGCTTCGACGTCGTCGGCCTCGACCCCCGCGGCGCGGGTCTGTCGACCCCGGTCGAGTGCATCTCCGACCAGCAGAAGGACCAGCTGTTCTCCGTCGACCCGCGCACCGCCGACGCCGCCGCGCTGGACACCGCCTTCGCCCAGGTCGACGCGGTCGCCGCCGGTTGCGCGGACAAGTACAAGGACGCCCTCGGCGCCTTCGACACCGTCGACAGTGCCCGCGACATGGACCTGGTGCGGGAGTCCCTCGGCGACGAGCAGCTGACCTTCCTCGGGTACTCCTACGGGACGACGCTCGGCTCGACCTACGCGGAGCTGTTCCCCGCGCGGGTGCGGGCGCTGGTGCTCGACGGCGCGGTCGACCCCGACGCAGGCGGTCAGGAGTTCGCCGAGCAGCAGGCACAGGGCTTCGAGGCCGCCTTCGACGCGTTCGCCGCCAACTGCACCGGGCTGCTCGCCGGCTGCCCGATCGGCGGCGACCCGCGCGCCTTCGTCACCGACCTGCTGACCCAGGCCGCCACCACCCCGGTCCCGAGCACCCGCGCCGGGGAGACCCGGCAGGCCACCCCCGGGCTGGTGCTCAACGGGATCCGGTCCGCGCTCTACCAGCCGAGCGCCTGGCCGCAGCTGGCCCAGTCGCTGGCCGCCGCCCGCAACGGTGACGCCGCCGGCATCCTCACCCTCGCCGACACATACACCGGGCGCAACGACGACGGCACCTACACCAACGTCGTCGACGCCAACGTGGCCGTGACCTGCGCCGACACCGACGAGCGGTTCACCGCCGACCAGGTGCGCACCGTGCTGGCCGACTGGAACACGAAGTACCCGCTGTTCGGCGCCGACGCCGCGCTGGGGCTCTACACCTGCTCGCCGTGGCAGGCACCCCGCACGCCACTGCCCGCCCGCGACGCCGCCGGCAGCGCGCCGATCCTGGTCGTCGGCACCAAGGGCGACCCGGTCACCCCGCTGGCCGGCGCAGAGGACATGGCCGCGGGCCTGGCGAGCGGCACCCTCCTCACCTGGGAGGGCAACGGGCACACTGCCTATCCCAAGACCGACTGCGTGACGGCGGCGGTGGACGCCTACCTGGTCGACCTGGTCGTCCCGGCCGAGGGGACCACCTGCCCCGCCTGA
- the ligD gene encoding non-homologous end-joining DNA ligase, whose translation MASSKDAVVLTLDGHEVRVSSPEKPYFGDKGVRKIDVVNYFVSVGEGILFALRDRPTTLERWPGGVFEGARLSTRMDNTGDAFYQKRVPKNAPEWVQTAHITFPSGRTADEIAPDSVAVVAWCANLGTLTFHPWPVTKADVEAPDQIRIDLDPQPGTDFSDAVWVAPHVRELLHEFGMEGWPKTSGGRGVHVYVPILPRWTFPEVRRAVIAFGRELERRIPDRVTMNWWKEERGEKIFIDYNQMARDRTIASAYSIRARSHAPVSAPVDWDELPDVTPFDFDVLTMPARFAAVGDKHAGLADHAYDLTPLVELADRQERDLGLGEMPYPPDYPKMPGEPMRVQPSRARKVPAEDD comes from the coding sequence ATGGCCAGCAGCAAGGACGCCGTCGTCCTGACCCTCGACGGGCACGAGGTGCGGGTCAGCAGCCCGGAGAAGCCCTACTTCGGCGACAAGGGCGTCCGCAAGATCGACGTCGTGAACTACTTCGTCTCCGTCGGCGAGGGCATCCTGTTCGCGCTGCGCGACCGGCCGACGACGCTGGAGCGCTGGCCCGGCGGGGTGTTCGAGGGCGCGCGGCTGTCGACCCGGATGGACAACACCGGCGACGCGTTCTACCAGAAGCGGGTGCCCAAGAACGCCCCGGAGTGGGTGCAGACCGCGCACATCACCTTCCCCAGCGGCCGCACCGCCGACGAGATCGCGCCGGACTCCGTCGCCGTCGTCGCGTGGTGCGCGAACCTGGGCACGCTGACCTTCCACCCGTGGCCGGTGACGAAGGCCGACGTCGAGGCGCCCGACCAGATCCGCATCGACCTGGACCCCCAGCCGGGCACCGACTTCTCCGACGCCGTCTGGGTCGCCCCGCACGTGCGGGAGCTGCTGCACGAGTTCGGCATGGAGGGCTGGCCGAAGACCTCCGGCGGGCGCGGGGTGCACGTCTACGTGCCGATCCTGCCGCGCTGGACCTTCCCCGAGGTGCGCCGGGCGGTGATCGCCTTCGGCCGCGAGCTGGAGCGGCGCATCCCCGACCGCGTGACCATGAACTGGTGGAAGGAGGAGCGCGGCGAGAAGATCTTCATCGACTACAACCAGATGGCCCGGGACCGCACGATCGCCAGCGCCTACTCGATCCGGGCGAGGTCGCACGCCCCGGTGAGCGCCCCGGTCGACTGGGACGAGCTGCCCGACGTCACGCCGTTCGACTTCGACGTCCTCACCATGCCGGCCCGCTTCGCCGCCGTCGGGGACAAGCACGCCGGGCTCGCCGACCACGCCTACGACCTGACGCCGCTGGTCGAGCTGGCCGACCGTCAGGAGCGCGACCTGGGCCTGGGCGAGATGCCCTATCCCCCCGACTACCCGAAGATGCCGGGCGAGCCGATGCGCGTGCAGCCCAGCCGGGCGCGGAAGGTGCCGGCGGAGGACGACTGA